A window of the Pyrodictium abyssi genome harbors these coding sequences:
- a CDS encoding antitoxin family protein, with translation MSRVIRVRYEDGVLKPLSSVDLEEGKEYKVIVEEDIDELIKRYRGVLGESSVEEFRELEEEAQAQ, from the coding sequence TTGTCCAGAGTCATAAGGGTGAGGTACGAGGATGGTGTACTGAAGCCGTTGAGTAGTGTTGACCTTGAGGAGGGCAAGGAGTATAAGGTGATAGTGGAGGAGGACATAGACGAGCTAATCAAGAGGTACCGTGGTGTTCTTGGGGAATCGTCTGTTGAGGAGTTCCGGGAGCTCGAGGAGGAGGCACAGGCCCAATGA
- a CDS encoding PIN domain-containing protein, producing MICLDTNVIYHFLFETELTSASERILREAIAEGMAIPMIVYNELLYIVGAKIARMKYGVRGKYSFRMHIARHGFPGEAIEKVNGFIRDFKVTMLRDYQDPDELVKTIKLYRLAPNDAQIVLTCKNSDIETLATFDEDFKRVPWLKVVPRFLM from the coding sequence ATGATATGCCTCGATACGAACGTCATCTACCACTTCCTCTTTGAGACAGAGCTAACTAGCGCCTCAGAGAGAATCCTCCGGGAGGCCATTGCAGAGGGCATGGCTATCCCCATGATAGTATACAATGAGTTGCTCTACATAGTGGGCGCCAAGATTGCTAGGATGAAATACGGTGTTAGGGGAAAATACTCCTTCCGGATGCATATAGCCAGGCACGGATTCCCCGGAGAAGCCATAGAAAAGGTTAACGGTTTCATCCGGGACTTCAAAGTAACCATGCTAAGGGATTATCAAGACCCAGACGAGCTAGTCAAGACAATTAAGCTCTACAGGCTGGCGCCAAACGACGCACAAATAGTCTTAACCTGCAAGAATAGCGATATAGAGACACTGGCAACATTCGACGAAGACTTCAAGCGGGTTCCATGGCTCAAAGTAGTCCCTCGATTCTTGATGTAG
- a CDS encoding Panacea domain-containing protein, whose amino-acid sequence MLLYIVSRFPRGIGRTRLMKLLFLVDAVAAERLGRVVSGVEWRRWRYGPFSKEVLNVLDELVEEALLALDPGPEVRYVALAEPPELPGDVKEVVDYVVDRYGFMPLTELLKEVYDRYDIHGMAMGERIILDWRRELLELAEKADSDMDALVELMGRLYDAYRDALEALPGETLTLYNIAAVYLASRDPERLRKLTTTLLDVLDEVKKEISTGGKGGAVISAETRRRIAELYRELRRAAVEALEG is encoded by the coding sequence TTGTTGCTCTACATTGTGTCGAGGTTTCCACGGGGTATTGGCCGTACCAGGCTTATGAAGCTCTTGTTCCTAGTTGATGCTGTAGCTGCTGAGAGGCTTGGGCGCGTGGTTAGTGGTGTGGAATGGCGCCGCTGGCGCTACGGGCCTTTCTCCAAGGAGGTGCTTAATGTCCTGGACGAGCTCGTGGAGGAGGCGTTGCTGGCCCTAGATCCGGGCCCGGAGGTGAGGTATGTAGCGCTAGCGGAGCCCCCTGAGCTTCCTGGGGATGTGAAGGAGGTCGTGGACTACGTTGTTGATAGGTATGGGTTTATGCCGCTAACGGAGCTCCTTAAGGAGGTATACGATAGGTATGACATACATGGTATGGCTATGGGTGAGAGGATTATTCTTGACTGGCGCCGGGAGCTCCTGGAGCTTGCCGAGAAGGCGGACAGTGATATGGACGCCCTCGTGGAGCTTATGGGTAGGCTCTACGACGCGTATAGGGATGCTCTCGAGGCCCTGCCTGGCGAGACCCTAACCCTCTACAATATAGCCGCAGTGTACCTCGCCAGCCGCGACCCGGAGAGGCTGAGGAAGCTAACCACAACGCTCCTTGACGTACTAGACGAGGTCAAGAAGGAGATATCGACGGGTGGGAAGGGAGGGGCTGTCATCTCCGCCGAGACGCGGCGGAGGATAGCAGAGCTGTACCGTGAGCTGCGTAGGGCTGCCGTAGAGGCCCTGGAGGGCTAG
- a CDS encoding DUF433 domain-containing protein has protein sequence MAARRLKWIVVDPRVCHGKPVFRGTRILVSDVLEMLAEGMSIDEVLEEYPQLKREMILEALGVAAELLRRERRVIPLPA, from the coding sequence GTGGCTGCTAGGAGGCTTAAGTGGATCGTTGTCGACCCCAGGGTTTGTCATGGTAAGCCCGTGTTCAGGGGTACTAGGATACTGGTCTCTGACGTGCTGGAGATGCTTGCTGAGGGCATGTCCATCGACGAGGTGCTTGAGGAGTATCCTCAGCTGAAGAGGGAGATGATCCTCGAGGCGCTGGGGGTGGCTGCCGAGCTTCTGCGGAGGGAGAGGCGTGTCATACCGCTTCCTGCTTGA
- a CDS encoding DUF5615 family PIN-like protein gives MDDDTVMGIAREKGLVLVTRDSGFADEVRYPPGTHPGIVVLRVHPPLLSVLAERLARALERLDRLDGKLVIIYNDRVEVVG, from the coding sequence GTGGACGATGACACCGTGATGGGGATAGCCAGGGAGAAGGGCCTGGTGCTCGTGACCAGGGATAGTGGCTTCGCCGACGAGGTGCGTTACCCGCCTGGCACGCACCCTGGCATAGTAGTGCTTCGTGTGCATCCCCCGCTCCTAAGCGTTCTAGCTGAGCGCCTAGCCAGGGCCCTGGAAAGGCTAGACCGGCTGGACGGAAAGCTCGTGATCATCTACAATGATAGAGTCGAGGTAGTTGGGTGA
- a CDS encoding alanine--glyoxylate aminotransferase family protein: MTRFLLMTPGPTVVDPEVLLELARPTASHVSPEFDELHRETLEMLGRVFGTRGRVVLFPGSGTAAMELAVRSAVGPGERVLVLRAGVFGDYLAEAARSVGARVDVARVEPGRGFTASMLEELLSRASYSAVLFQHVDTSTSVANPVAELARVARRHGARVVVDGVASIGGMEMRMDEWGVDVCFTGSQKALATPPGLAVVAFREGFEPRRDTSTVFFNVEKLLAEMETTRNYYVTPAVNLVYGLNRSLRRIMEEGLEERYRRHRALAEAVQAGLEALGLQLVAEKPFRAHTVTAVYLPQGVEWQRLYTEARRRGVELAGGLGELKGRVFRIGHMGETNANDVAATMAVLERVFARLGYSVELGKGLEAMQQVLDRHGY, encoded by the coding sequence GTGACGCGCTTCCTGCTTATGACGCCGGGCCCGACTGTGGTGGACCCGGAGGTCCTCCTGGAGCTCGCCCGGCCGACGGCGAGCCACGTGTCGCCTGAGTTCGACGAGCTGCACCGCGAGACCCTGGAGATGCTGGGGAGGGTGTTCGGCACCCGGGGGCGTGTCGTGCTCTTCCCGGGGAGCGGTACTGCTGCGATGGAGCTGGCTGTGAGGAGCGCTGTGGGCCCTGGCGAGCGGGTGCTGGTGCTCCGCGCGGGCGTGTTCGGGGACTACCTGGCCGAGGCGGCTCGGAGCGTTGGGGCTCGGGTCGACGTGGCCAGGGTGGAGCCTGGCAGGGGGTTTACGGCGTCTATGCTGGAGGAGCTCCTCTCCAGGGCCAGCTACTCCGCTGTACTGTTCCAGCACGTGGACACCTCTACCTCTGTTGCTAACCCGGTGGCCGAGCTAGCCAGAGTGGCTAGGAGGCACGGCGCCCGGGTCGTGGTCGACGGAGTGGCCTCGATAGGCGGCATGGAGATGAGGATGGACGAGTGGGGCGTGGACGTATGCTTCACGGGCTCGCAGAAAGCGCTCGCCACGCCGCCGGGCCTAGCAGTGGTGGCGTTCCGCGAGGGCTTCGAGCCCCGCAGGGACACCTCTACCGTCTTCTTCAACGTGGAGAAGCTCCTCGCGGAGATGGAGACCACCCGGAACTACTACGTGACGCCCGCTGTGAACCTCGTGTACGGCCTCAACAGGTCGCTCCGCCGGATAATGGAGGAGGGGCTCGAGGAGCGCTACCGCCGCCACCGGGCCCTAGCCGAGGCCGTGCAGGCGGGCCTCGAGGCCCTCGGGCTCCAGCTGGTCGCCGAGAAGCCGTTCCGGGCCCACACGGTCACCGCCGTCTACCTGCCCCAGGGCGTGGAGTGGCAGAGGCTCTACACGGAGGCCCGGAGGAGAGGCGTAGAGCTGGCCGGGGGCCTCGGCGAGCTGAAGGGCAGGGTGTTCAGGATAGGCCACATGGGGGAGACAAACGCGAACGACGTAGCCGCTACTATGGCCGTGCTGGAGCGGGTGTTCGCTAGGCTAGGCTACAGCGTCGAGCTCGGCAAGGGCCTAGAGGCTATGCAGCAGGTCCTAGACCGGCACGGGTACTAG
- a CDS encoding OsmC family protein, translating into MEEHRIPPVAVEAEQGKPAALVRTGNGAAIEVSEPPEYGGEQGKPTPLELFLAGLASCEAFMFRMIASRLGIDRPYRVRIKASGRFRLGHGLEQLEIRVHVSGLDRGTAEKLYRLVKNSCPVYASIKRINPEIREELIVEEG; encoded by the coding sequence ATGGAGGAGCACCGGATACCACCCGTAGCCGTAGAGGCAGAGCAGGGCAAGCCCGCAGCCCTTGTACGCACCGGCAACGGCGCAGCCATAGAGGTCTCGGAGCCCCCAGAGTACGGCGGGGAGCAGGGCAAGCCCACGCCGCTAGAGCTATTCCTCGCAGGCCTAGCCTCCTGCGAGGCGTTCATGTTCAGGATGATAGCCAGCCGGCTAGGCATAGACAGGCCCTACAGGGTCCGGATAAAGGCCAGCGGCAGGTTCCGGCTAGGCCACGGCCTCGAGCAGCTCGAGATACGGGTACACGTATCCGGGCTAGACCGCGGCACAGCGGAGAAGCTATACAGGCTGGTCAAGAACAGCTGCCCGGTCTACGCGAGCATAAAGAGGATCAACCCGGAGATAAGAGAGGAGCTCATAGTCGAGGAGGGCTAG
- a CDS encoding rubrerythrin family protein has product MPAPRPMTLDALVSAFGGESMAHMRYLVFAEIAEREGFPNVARLFRAVAFAEQVHARNHFERLRGLDIEAKVVAGAPFGPGSTSENLEKAIRGEEFEVEEMYPAYIAVAEQQGEQQAALSFRWALEAEKTHAQLFRRAKEAVDRGEDLAVDGYVWVCPVCGHTHVGPEPPGRCPICGAPGDRYARF; this is encoded by the coding sequence GTGCCAGCCCCGAGGCCCATGACCCTAGACGCCCTAGTCTCCGCGTTCGGCGGCGAGTCCATGGCCCACATGAGGTACCTCGTCTTCGCCGAGATAGCCGAGAGGGAGGGCTTCCCGAACGTCGCGCGGCTCTTCCGCGCAGTCGCGTTCGCGGAGCAGGTCCACGCCCGGAACCACTTCGAGCGGCTCCGCGGCCTAGACATCGAGGCCAAGGTGGTCGCCGGCGCCCCCTTCGGCCCCGGCTCGACCAGCGAGAACCTCGAGAAGGCTATACGCGGCGAGGAGTTCGAGGTAGAGGAGATGTACCCGGCCTACATCGCGGTCGCGGAGCAGCAGGGGGAGCAGCAGGCAGCGCTCAGCTTCCGCTGGGCCCTGGAGGCCGAGAAGACGCACGCCCAGCTCTTCCGCCGCGCCAAGGAGGCCGTGGACCGGGGCGAGGACCTAGCAGTAGACGGCTACGTGTGGGTGTGCCCAGTCTGCGGCCACACCCACGTGGGCCCCGAGCCCCCGGGCCGGTGCCCGATATGCGGTGCCCCCGGCGATAGGTACGCCAGGTTCTAG
- the rgy gene encoding reverse gyrase: MKPGGTGLGGAGGVEPARGVYVYSCPNCGGPVGDDRLLLGLPCPRCLPERVAAETPLDVAEALAKAGSLRRGSPLEFYARVEREAREVEALFEKATGSRLWSAQRTWVRRVLKGKSFAAIAPTGVGKTTFGVLMAVYFALRGEKSYIVVPTTPLVRMVEERARRLADAAGVPARIVALHSRLSQRQRRQLLQRVEEGDFDILITTSQYMIRNAEALAGLRERWGRGFRFVFVDDVDAVLKSGKSVDAVLRVVGFGREEVELGWQLLQLQRRLVWEAQRAQQEFNRRLQRLREAARKRGRRISAEEVRELRKRVFEERLEPLYRKLRGVEERLEEARSRAAVLVVSSATGRPRGSRVRLFQALLGFQAGSAGEAIRNIVDAYTFPGPEGLEATVAELVAKLGDGGLVYVPVDRGAEYAERLAELLREHGVAAEAFTSRNQEALDRFRAGETQVLVGVAVYYGVAVRGLDLPDRIRYAVFAGVPRLKFSARFEDPHPVSMLRALAVLAEHGPRDVAERAQALLGRLRGIVRRLSQAALARVAEELRGERPLESDAARAFAEALEWLRETMRREDVWRALEEADDIAVVREGDRAYILVPDVATYIQASGRTSRLFAGGITRGLSVVVADDPRLLNGLMRRTRWLVEAEWKRFEELDLPALLREINRDRERVRAVIEGRVKPEAMELVKTALLVVESPNKARTIAGFFGRPSARQIGPLRVYEVSTGDYVLLVAASGGHIYDLVKPATPQEVVEPSWLLDLLEGSVEGYDWSSARNVHGVLVAGGGEQRFLPVYTPLARCLACGHQWAVSPEDYNPVTGRGELRCPVCGSPLVKNSWEIVEALRDLASEVDVVMIGTDPDTEGEKIGWDLASLIRPTARGIVRVEFHEITRRAILEAIHSARPFLERLVEAQIVRRVEDRWIGFTLSPVLWTRFWPWFCRWSLEARHRSARRNLKTAAAMLNAMERMARLREECSRPNYNLSAGRVQTPVLGWIVEHTLGSRFLRVPLYRLRLRGDQGELEVELRGDEASDRIRSALEEARRALEEALRRHSVLESLDELEAVRRRKARVIREVNEALERGGAVKATVGGVEEWEDELKPLPPFTTDALLAEAASRLGLPAPEAMRIAQDLFELGLITYHRTDSTRVSDAGIAVAREYLRYRYGEERLEEVFQPRRWGEGGAHEAIRPTRPIDAETLRRLVEEGALQLARPLTQRHYRLYDLVFRRFIASQMRPARVRRQRARITLEVRLPGEQPKSIERVEERIVEVLEPGWLDVYPAARPQPRPAPGEYRLEELRVRVWSPVQLLTQAEVVRMMKERGIGRPSTYAKIIDTLLRRGYTVAAGRAGSMIATSRGIGVYDFLMKRFGGLVSEEVTRRLQETMDRIEEGLVDYQRVLEEVLEKLREALYSPESGLPPEEARRLLPV; this comes from the coding sequence TTGAAGCCTGGAGGCACAGGCCTGGGCGGGGCCGGCGGCGTAGAGCCGGCCCGGGGTGTCTACGTTTACTCCTGCCCCAACTGCGGCGGCCCCGTGGGCGACGATAGGCTCCTCCTCGGCCTCCCGTGCCCCCGCTGCCTCCCAGAGCGCGTGGCCGCGGAGACCCCGCTGGACGTTGCGGAGGCCCTGGCTAAGGCGGGGAGCCTGAGGCGGGGGAGCCCGCTAGAGTTCTACGCGCGGGTCGAGAGGGAGGCGCGGGAGGTCGAGGCGCTGTTCGAGAAGGCTACCGGGTCCCGGCTGTGGAGCGCGCAGCGTACCTGGGTGCGCCGCGTCCTCAAGGGGAAGAGCTTCGCCGCTATAGCGCCGACCGGCGTGGGTAAGACCACGTTCGGCGTCCTCATGGCTGTCTACTTCGCGCTGCGGGGCGAGAAGAGCTACATAGTGGTGCCAACCACGCCGCTGGTGCGGATGGTCGAGGAGAGGGCCCGGAGGCTAGCGGACGCAGCGGGCGTCCCGGCCCGGATAGTCGCGCTCCATAGCCGGCTATCGCAGCGGCAGAGGAGGCAGCTGCTACAGCGCGTCGAGGAGGGCGACTTCGACATACTGATAACGACCAGCCAGTACATGATAAGGAACGCTGAGGCCCTCGCAGGGCTCCGGGAGAGGTGGGGCCGGGGCTTCCGCTTCGTATTCGTGGACGACGTGGACGCGGTGCTGAAGAGCGGTAAGAGCGTAGACGCGGTGCTACGGGTCGTCGGCTTCGGCCGGGAGGAGGTCGAGCTTGGCTGGCAGCTGCTGCAGCTACAGCGCCGCCTGGTATGGGAGGCACAGAGGGCGCAGCAGGAGTTCAACAGGAGGCTCCAGCGGCTACGCGAGGCGGCGAGGAAGCGGGGCCGCAGGATAAGCGCAGAGGAGGTCAGGGAGCTGCGGAAGCGGGTGTTCGAGGAGAGGCTGGAGCCCCTCTACCGGAAGCTACGCGGGGTCGAGGAGAGGCTCGAGGAGGCCCGCTCCAGGGCAGCCGTGCTCGTCGTAAGCAGCGCCACCGGGAGGCCTAGGGGCAGCAGGGTCAGGCTATTCCAGGCGCTGCTAGGCTTTCAGGCCGGCTCCGCAGGGGAGGCGATAAGGAACATCGTCGACGCCTACACGTTCCCCGGCCCCGAGGGCCTCGAGGCCACGGTGGCCGAGCTCGTAGCGAAGCTCGGCGATGGCGGCCTAGTCTACGTGCCGGTCGACCGGGGCGCCGAGTACGCTGAGAGGCTCGCCGAGCTGCTACGCGAGCACGGCGTGGCCGCCGAGGCGTTCACCTCCCGGAACCAGGAGGCGCTAGACCGGTTCCGGGCAGGGGAGACCCAGGTCCTCGTAGGCGTAGCCGTCTACTACGGCGTGGCCGTTAGGGGCCTCGACCTGCCGGACAGGATACGCTACGCGGTCTTCGCCGGTGTGCCCCGGCTAAAGTTCAGCGCCCGGTTCGAGGACCCGCACCCCGTCAGCATGCTCCGCGCTCTAGCGGTCCTAGCCGAGCACGGGCCCAGGGACGTGGCTGAGCGGGCCCAGGCGCTGCTGGGCAGGCTACGGGGCATCGTGAGGAGGCTGAGCCAGGCCGCGCTCGCCAGGGTCGCGGAGGAGCTGAGGGGCGAAAGGCCCCTGGAGAGCGACGCCGCCAGAGCCTTCGCGGAGGCGCTGGAGTGGCTCCGCGAGACCATGAGGAGGGAGGACGTCTGGCGGGCGCTGGAGGAGGCCGACGACATAGCCGTGGTCCGGGAGGGCGACCGCGCCTACATACTGGTCCCCGACGTGGCGACCTACATCCAGGCCTCGGGCAGGACTAGCAGGCTCTTCGCGGGCGGTATAACCCGTGGCCTAAGCGTCGTGGTGGCCGACGACCCGAGGCTCCTCAACGGCCTCATGAGGAGGACCCGGTGGCTGGTCGAGGCCGAGTGGAAGAGGTTCGAGGAGCTCGACCTACCGGCTCTGCTGCGGGAGATAAACAGGGACAGGGAGCGGGTCAGAGCCGTCATCGAAGGCAGGGTGAAGCCGGAGGCCATGGAGCTGGTGAAGACGGCGCTCCTCGTGGTCGAGAGCCCGAACAAGGCCCGCACAATAGCCGGGTTCTTCGGGAGGCCCAGCGCCCGGCAGATAGGCCCCCTGAGGGTCTACGAGGTCTCCACCGGCGACTACGTCCTACTCGTAGCGGCGAGCGGCGGCCACATCTACGACCTGGTGAAGCCCGCGACACCCCAGGAGGTTGTGGAGCCTAGCTGGCTCCTCGACCTCCTAGAGGGCTCGGTGGAGGGCTACGACTGGAGCAGCGCCCGCAACGTGCACGGCGTGCTCGTAGCCGGGGGCGGTGAGCAGCGGTTCCTCCCGGTCTACACGCCGCTAGCCCGCTGCCTAGCGTGCGGCCACCAGTGGGCGGTGAGCCCCGAGGACTACAACCCGGTGACGGGCAGGGGCGAGCTACGCTGCCCGGTGTGCGGCTCGCCGCTGGTGAAGAACAGCTGGGAGATCGTGGAGGCACTCCGGGACCTGGCCAGCGAAGTAGACGTGGTCATGATAGGCACTGACCCGGACACGGAGGGCGAGAAGATAGGCTGGGACCTGGCCAGCCTGATACGGCCCACAGCCCGGGGCATAGTGAGGGTAGAGTTCCACGAGATAACCCGCCGCGCGATACTTGAGGCCATCCACAGCGCCCGCCCGTTCCTCGAGAGGCTAGTCGAAGCCCAGATAGTCAGGAGGGTCGAGGACCGCTGGATAGGCTTCACGCTGAGCCCGGTGCTCTGGACCCGGTTCTGGCCCTGGTTCTGCCGCTGGAGCCTAGAGGCCCGGCACCGTAGCGCCCGCCGCAACCTGAAGACCGCGGCAGCTATGCTGAACGCGATGGAGCGGATGGCCCGGCTCCGCGAGGAGTGCAGCAGGCCCAACTACAACCTCAGCGCCGGCCGCGTCCAGACCCCGGTGCTCGGCTGGATAGTGGAGCACACGCTGGGCAGCAGGTTCCTCAGGGTACCGCTCTACCGGCTACGCCTACGCGGCGACCAGGGCGAGCTAGAGGTCGAGCTACGGGGCGACGAGGCTAGCGACAGGATACGCTCCGCGCTGGAGGAGGCCCGGCGGGCGCTCGAAGAGGCCCTCCGGAGGCACAGCGTGCTAGAGAGCCTCGACGAGCTAGAGGCTGTGCGGCGCCGCAAGGCCCGGGTGATAAGGGAGGTCAACGAGGCCCTAGAGCGCGGCGGCGCGGTCAAGGCCACTGTGGGCGGCGTGGAGGAGTGGGAGGACGAGCTGAAGCCCCTGCCGCCGTTCACCACCGACGCGCTGCTAGCCGAGGCCGCGTCGAGGCTCGGCCTACCAGCCCCCGAGGCCATGAGGATCGCCCAGGACCTGTTCGAGCTGGGTCTCATAACCTATCACCGTACCGACAGCACCAGGGTAAGCGACGCGGGCATAGCCGTGGCTAGGGAGTACCTCCGCTACCGCTACGGCGAGGAGCGGCTCGAGGAGGTGTTCCAGCCCCGGCGCTGGGGCGAGGGCGGAGCCCACGAGGCGATAAGGCCCACCAGGCCTATCGACGCTGAGACCCTCCGCCGCCTAGTGGAGGAGGGCGCCCTCCAGCTAGCCAGGCCGCTGACCCAGCGCCACTACCGGCTCTACGACCTGGTCTTCCGCAGGTTCATAGCGAGCCAGATGCGGCCGGCCAGGGTGAGGAGGCAGCGCGCGAGGATAACGCTCGAGGTCCGGCTGCCCGGCGAGCAGCCCAAGAGCATCGAGCGCGTCGAGGAGAGGATAGTCGAGGTCCTGGAGCCGGGCTGGCTCGACGTCTACCCGGCGGCGAGGCCGCAGCCCAGGCCAGCCCCTGGCGAGTACCGGCTAGAGGAGCTACGGGTCCGCGTATGGAGCCCAGTACAGCTACTGACACAGGCGGAGGTAGTCCGGATGATGAAGGAGCGCGGCATAGGCAGGCCGAGCACCTACGCCAAGATAATAGACACACTGCTACGCCGCGGCTACACCGTTGCAGCCGGCCGGGCCGGCTCGATGATAGCGACTAGCAGGGGTATAGGCGTCTACGACTTCCTAATGAAGCGGTTCGGCGGCCTAGTCTCGGAGGAGGTGACCCGGAGGCTACAGGAGACCATGGACCGTATCGAGGAGGGCCTCGTAGACTACCAGCGCGTCCTAGAGGAGGTCCTAGAGAAGCTCCGCGAAGCCCTCTACAGCCCCGAGAGCGGCCTACCCCCGGAGGAGGCCCGCCGCCTACTACCAGTCTAG
- a CDS encoding PaREP1 family protein, with translation MGSIDASVLEKPLPKPERSLVGYASARVLEALLEALLALEFLERGYTRNAAGKAFQAWRALIAAILALERDRIAEKLGDKERKWLLERAVARLPTTQLRPLARLVEEAGYPYYDPLTDKALNLHDYQYHGPDPDMALSKYRSREEAAWDILYILGKLAEIVEERVKPRLEEEGKVG, from the coding sequence TTGGGCTCCATTGACGCCTCTGTGCTCGAGAAGCCGCTGCCCAAGCCGGAGAGGAGCCTGGTGGGCTACGCTTCTGCCCGTGTCCTGGAGGCTCTGCTTGAGGCTTTGCTGGCTCTCGAGTTCCTCGAGAGGGGCTACACCAGGAACGCTGCCGGCAAAGCGTTCCAGGCGTGGCGGGCGCTAATAGCCGCGATACTAGCGCTCGAACGAGACAGAATAGCCGAGAAACTGGGCGATAAGGAGAGGAAATGGCTCCTAGAGAGGGCTGTGGCAAGGCTCCCGACTACCCAGCTGCGCCCCCTAGCGAGGCTCGTGGAGGAGGCCGGATATCCCTACTACGATCCCCTCACAGACAAGGCTCTCAACCTCCACGACTACCAGTACCACGGTCCAGACCCCGACATGGCGCTGAGCAAGTATCGTAGCAGGGAGGAGGCGGCCTGGGACATACTCTACATCCTGGGGAAGCTAGCGGAGATTGTGGAAGAGAGGGTGAAGCCCAGGCTAGAGGAGGAGGGCAAAGTGGGCTAG
- a CDS encoding methyltransferase domain-containing protein, which translates to MIGQLLLRALYRLAPPTLHRRAAALAASMKPRVVVDIGSANALLARALEAEGHRPQAYIALDPDQSLLRAASPSPVLERVQGVAEKLPLRSHAASLAVLHDSLHHVDDPGEALREAARAAECMLVDDIDPGTPAGRLIALLERLAGFPARFMAPDDLAGELEEKGLRVQRVWRDGRRPTYRIVACW; encoded by the coding sequence ATGATAGGCCAGCTCCTCCTCCGGGCACTCTACCGCCTAGCACCGCCAACGCTACACCGGCGGGCAGCAGCCCTAGCAGCCTCCATGAAGCCCCGCGTAGTCGTCGACATAGGCTCCGCCAACGCGCTGCTAGCCAGAGCCCTCGAGGCCGAGGGCCACCGGCCCCAGGCCTACATAGCGCTCGACCCCGACCAGTCCCTCCTCAGAGCAGCGAGCCCCAGCCCCGTCCTCGAGCGGGTACAGGGAGTCGCAGAGAAGCTGCCACTACGCAGCCACGCCGCAAGCCTAGCAGTGCTCCACGACTCGCTACACCACGTAGACGACCCCGGGGAGGCGCTACGGGAAGCCGCCCGGGCGGCAGAGTGCATGCTAGTAGACGACATAGACCCCGGCACACCCGCCGGCAGGCTCATAGCCCTCCTGGAGAGGCTCGCAGGCTTCCCAGCCAGGTTCATGGCCCCAGACGATCTTGCGGGAGAGCTCGAGGAGAAGGGGCTACGTGTGCAGCGCGTCTGGAGAGACGGACGCCGGCCCACCTACCGGATAGTAGCCTGCTGGTAG